The Muricauda sp. SCSIO 65647 genome includes a region encoding these proteins:
- a CDS encoding DUF3857 domain-containing protein yields MRYIHTLFFLLLFFSFAYPQKAHKKSPPTWINPIAFDTPNGQNEEGGFRYLLIDYQDNITTQERFAHLAIKILNTDGIQEMSDISVSYDPAFQQLTFHSAKIVRGNNEIDKLAATEINVFQRETNLERSLYDGSLTAVLNLSDVREGDIVEYSYTIKGFNPINKGHFSTVYFQQYTLPVNRIYSRLVNKEARKVDYELRDGAIKPNVLSTEHGKEYIWDTDASDRILYDTNVPIWYSQQKRVAVSTFKDWAAVVKLMKPLYANPEAVKVPSDVVNESHNKSEKITKLIRFVQDEIRYLGFESGIGAYKPNPPSKVLSRRFGDCKDKSLLLAKLLRNEGVDASPLLVNTYSKDEIKKFLPSHNAFDHCIVHFNHGGNDYFVDPTISNQGGNLANMTFPQYGYGLKIKENEKDLIKIPSTEKAKLDITETIVVDSIGGGAIFFVESEYSGSRADYMRSYFQNSTEESINNEYLNFYSSLYPGIVSTDKIRFTDDSRGDKNIVTIEEYYKIDDFWYNLPETGSELHCETYPLVLESLINYPKSARRTMPYNLGTPFEFNQKTTINLPEPWFVKNDEFTADEDSFFYKNTTKAVGNTVVVEHQYELKKETLQSNEVTDFLAKHDQINNQIRYQLTYFGNSGSASGLSGMAIVIAILAFVLGGVLAFWAFRNYNPLPHDSCQNRKIGGWLVLPAIGIALSPFIMGFQIFNNEYFAKANWAGIQNLEIENPEMFAFLYGAELFVNVLFFIFAILLAILFFTKRTSLPKLIVGFYAISFAFSLFDLLAYNYLLPSDLVENDPTLYKDVTRSFIAAAIWIPYFLVSERVKNTFCNMHPKN; encoded by the coding sequence ATGAGATACATACATACCCTATTTTTTTTACTCTTGTTTTTTTCCTTTGCTTACCCTCAAAAAGCCCATAAAAAGTCACCCCCCACATGGATAAACCCCATCGCTTTTGATACACCAAATGGTCAAAATGAAGAGGGTGGTTTTCGATATCTGCTCATTGATTATCAAGACAACATAACTACTCAAGAACGGTTTGCACACTTGGCCATCAAGATTTTGAACACCGATGGAATTCAAGAGATGTCAGACATTAGTGTCAGCTACGATCCTGCCTTTCAACAATTGACCTTCCATTCGGCCAAAATAGTCAGGGGCAACAACGAAATCGATAAACTAGCAGCTACTGAAATCAATGTTTTTCAAAGAGAAACCAACCTTGAAAGATCATTGTATGACGGTTCTTTGACAGCTGTCTTGAACCTTTCAGATGTTCGCGAAGGTGATATTGTTGAGTATTCATATACGATCAAAGGTTTTAATCCCATAAACAAAGGTCATTTCTCAACGGTATATTTTCAGCAATATACCCTTCCTGTCAACCGTATTTATAGTCGATTGGTCAACAAGGAAGCTAGAAAAGTTGATTATGAACTGCGCGATGGGGCCATAAAACCCAACGTTCTCAGCACAGAACACGGCAAAGAATATATTTGGGACACCGATGCTTCTGATAGAATTCTATATGATACCAATGTACCTATATGGTACTCACAACAAAAGCGTGTTGCCGTATCAACTTTCAAAGATTGGGCTGCTGTCGTAAAACTCATGAAACCGCTATATGCAAACCCTGAGGCTGTCAAAGTTCCATCAGATGTGGTAAATGAAAGCCATAACAAGAGCGAAAAAATCACCAAACTGATTCGGTTCGTACAAGATGAGATTCGGTACCTTGGCTTTGAATCGGGCATCGGTGCCTACAAACCTAACCCGCCATCTAAAGTACTTTCAAGACGATTCGGTGATTGTAAGGATAAATCACTTTTGTTGGCAAAACTTTTGAGGAATGAGGGAGTCGATGCCTCACCATTACTGGTGAACACCTACAGCAAAGATGAAATCAAAAAGTTTTTGCCCAGTCACAATGCTTTTGACCATTGTATTGTTCATTTCAATCACGGAGGAAACGACTATTTCGTGGATCCAACGATTTCAAACCAAGGGGGAAACTTGGCGAACATGACCTTTCCACAATATGGATATGGCTTGAAAATAAAGGAAAATGAAAAAGACCTCATCAAAATACCGAGTACAGAAAAAGCGAAATTAGACATCACTGAGACCATTGTGGTCGACTCAATTGGTGGTGGTGCCATCTTTTTCGTTGAATCGGAGTATTCCGGTTCGCGGGCCGACTATATGAGAAGTTATTTTCAAAACTCGACCGAAGAAAGCATCAACAATGAATATTTGAATTTTTATAGCAGTCTCTACCCTGGTATCGTATCTACCGACAAAATTCGTTTTACCGATGATTCAAGAGGGGACAAAAATATAGTGACCATTGAAGAATATTACAAGATTGATGACTTCTGGTACAATTTGCCCGAAACGGGTTCTGAGCTACATTGCGAAACGTATCCATTGGTACTTGAAAGTTTGATCAACTACCCAAAATCTGCCAGAAGAACCATGCCCTATAACTTGGGCACACCATTTGAGTTCAATCAAAAAACGACCATTAACCTACCTGAACCGTGGTTCGTGAAAAATGATGAATTCACTGCTGATGAAGATAGTTTCTTTTATAAGAATACCACTAAAGCAGTGGGCAACACGGTAGTGGTCGAGCATCAATATGAATTAAAGAAAGAAACGCTGCAATCAAATGAAGTGACTGATTTCTTGGCGAAACATGACCAGATCAACAACCAGATTCGATATCAGCTCACCTATTTTGGCAATTCAGGATCTGCATCAGGTCTTAGCGGTATGGCAATCGTCATTGCAATTTTGGCCTTCGTACTCGGGGGGGTTCTGGCTTTTTGGGCATTCAGAAACTACAATCCCTTACCGCATGACAGTTGTCAAAACAGGAAAATAGGAGGCTGGCTGGTGTTGCCCGCCATAGGCATTGCGTTGTCACCCTTTATTATGGGCTTTCAGATATTCAATAATGAGTATTTTGCAAAAGCGAATTGGGCCGGTATTCAAAATCTTGAAATCGAAAACCCTGAAATGTTTGCTTTTTTATATGGTGCAGAGCTTTTTGTGAACGTTCTCTTTTTCATTTTTGCCATTTTGCTGGCAATACTGTTCTTTACGAAGCGCACAAGTTTGCCAAAGCTCATTGTCGGATTCTATGCCATAAGCTTTGCTTTTTCCCTATTCGACCTTTTGGCCTACAATTACCTATTGCCTTCCGATTTGGTGGAAAATGACCCTACTCTTTACAAAGATGTGACTCGAAGTTTCATTGCAGCGGCTATTTGGATTCCGTACTTCTTGGTTTCCGAAAGGGTAAAGAACACTTTCTGCAATATGCACCCCAAAAATTGA
- a CDS encoding acyl transferase, producing MDSSLRNTIFNITSEKEFEHLTLEIFSYQYQKNKVYRAFCEHLKRGPKNVSKSTDIPFLPIEFFKSHRVVTDNKDPELIFESSGTTGNETSKHTILDSNLYTKSFLTAFQTFYGNPQDYCILALLPSYLERQGSSLVFMVEKLIQQTQHPESGFHRYDHKALHQKLKHLEANKAKTILIGVSFALLDFAESYPHPLKHCTVMETGGMKGRRKELIRSELHLILSHAFGVDVIHSEYGMTELLSQAYSKGNGRFKTPPWMKILIRDTEDPLTYPIFNKTGGINIIDLANIDSCAFIATQDLGKANKDGSFEVLGRFDHSDVRGCNLMAL from the coding sequence ATGGACAGCAGCCTACGAAATACTATTTTCAATATCACCAGCGAAAAGGAATTCGAGCATTTGACGCTTGAAATTTTTTCTTACCAATATCAAAAAAACAAAGTATATCGGGCTTTTTGCGAACATTTGAAAAGAGGGCCAAAAAATGTCAGCAAGTCAACTGACATTCCCTTTTTGCCCATTGAATTCTTCAAATCACATCGAGTTGTGACTGACAATAAAGATCCAGAGCTGATCTTTGAAAGTAGTGGTACCACAGGTAATGAAACCAGTAAACATACTATTCTTGATAGTAATCTGTACACCAAAAGCTTTTTGACGGCTTTTCAAACTTTCTACGGAAATCCGCAAGACTATTGCATTTTGGCCTTGCTGCCTTCTTATCTTGAACGCCAAGGTTCTTCTTTGGTCTTCATGGTCGAAAAACTGATTCAACAGACCCAACATCCTGAAAGTGGTTTCCACCGCTATGACCATAAAGCGTTGCATCAAAAACTGAAGCACTTGGAAGCCAATAAGGCCAAGACTATTTTGATAGGAGTTTCCTTTGCGTTATTGGATTTTGCCGAAAGCTATCCCCACCCATTGAAGCACTGCACCGTTATGGAAACGGGTGGCATGAAAGGAAGGCGAAAAGAGCTCATCCGTTCTGAGTTGCACTTAATTTTGAGCCATGCCTTCGGTGTTGATGTAATTCACTCAGAATACGGCATGACCGAATTATTGTCGCAGGCGTACTCAAAGGGCAATGGTAGGTTCAAAACCCCACCATGGATGAAAATTCTGATTCGCGATACCGAAGACCCGCTCACTTATCCCATTTTCAACAAAACAGGCGGAATCAATATCATAGATTTGGCCAATATCGATTCTTGTGCTTTCATCGCCACCCAAGATTTGGGCAAAGCAAATAAAGACGGTAGTTTTGAAGTCTTGGGCCGTTTTGACCATTCTGATGTCAGGGGATGTAATCTGATGGCGTTATAA
- a CDS encoding T9SS type A sorting domain-containing protein has product MKKIYLILLMVIPLFSMGQELVAVNNPKPQELQGFKMYPNPAYGDEIYITTAANGNKKITVYDVFGEIVLTDIITTNTLNISRLVPGVYVLQVTEQNKTMTRKLVVK; this is encoded by the coding sequence ATGAAAAAAATCTACTTAATCCTCCTAATGGTGATTCCTTTATTCAGCATGGGCCAAGAATTGGTCGCTGTGAACAATCCGAAGCCACAAGAGTTGCAGGGTTTCAAAATGTACCCCAACCCAGCCTATGGTGATGAGATTTACATCACCACTGCCGCCAATGGCAATAAGAAAATAACGGTGTACGATGTATTTGGCGAGATTGTCTTGACCGACATCATTACGACCAACACTTTGAACATATCACGATTGGTGCCTGGGGTGTATGTGCTACAGGTAACCGAGCAAAACAAGACAATGACCAGAAAATTGGTCGTTAAGTAA
- a CDS encoding T9SS type A sorting domain-containing protein, whose product MKHFYLIAFFFVCSLGFAQESQAKGDIDGLKLYPNPVTNGKIFINTTENAPKKIMIFDVLGTQVLQTTILGKELNLSTLDKGVYIIRVFEKDKVATRKLIVK is encoded by the coding sequence ATGAAGCACTTTTACTTAATTGCTTTCTTTTTTGTTTGCTCCTTAGGATTCGCCCAAGAATCCCAAGCAAAGGGTGATATAGACGGGCTGAAACTCTACCCCAACCCCGTAACCAATGGAAAGATTTTTATCAATACCACTGAGAATGCCCCGAAAAAAATCATGATTTTCGATGTGCTTGGCACTCAAGTGCTTCAAACTACCATTTTAGGGAAAGAACTTAATCTTTCGACCCTAGACAAAGGGGTATATATCATTAGGGTATTCGAAAAAGATAAGGTCGCCACACGAAAACTTATCGTCAAGTAG